In Rhodobacter xanthinilyticus, a single window of DNA contains:
- the speB gene encoding agmatinase translates to MALEDAKNEIDMAFTRKDLRGLAYENAFAGAVSFLRRRYTKDLAGVDLAITGVPFDQAVTHRPGTRFGPRAIREASTLQAFDAPYGWGFDPLSEMSVVDYGDLAFDYAHTPSFPGRVEAHIAAILAAGAGSITLGGDHFITLPILRAYAEKFGPLALIQFDAHSDTWADDDMDRIDHGTFLYKALKTGVVAPETTVSVGIRTDNPDTCGVTILDAPFVHQAGVAETVARIKAVVGDRPCYITFDIDCLDPAFAPGTGTPVWGGLASWQAAAILRGLAGINLVGGDVVEVSPPYDTTGATAIAGAHVAMELIALYGWTRRK, encoded by the coding sequence ATGGCGCTGGAAGACGCGAAAAACGAGATCGACATGGCCTTCACCCGCAAGGATCTGCGCGGTCTGGCCTATGAGAACGCGTTTGCGGGCGCGGTGAGCTTCCTGCGCCGGCGCTACACCAAAGACCTCGCGGGCGTCGATCTCGCGATCACCGGCGTGCCCTTCGATCAGGCCGTGACCCACCGCCCCGGCACCCGCTTCGGCCCGCGCGCGATCCGCGAAGCCTCGACTCTGCAAGCTTTTGATGCGCCCTATGGCTGGGGCTTCGACCCGCTCTCCGAGATGAGCGTCGTCGATTACGGCGATCTCGCCTTCGATTACGCTCATACCCCCTCCTTCCCGGGCCGGGTCGAGGCCCATATCGCGGCCATCCTCGCCGCGGGCGCGGGCTCGATCACGCTCGGCGGCGATCATTTCATCACCCTGCCGATCCTGCGCGCCTATGCCGAGAAATTCGGCCCCCTGGCGCTCATCCAGTTCGACGCCCATTCCGATACCTGGGCCGATGACGACATGGATCGGATCGACCACGGCACCTTCCTCTACAAGGCGCTGAAAACCGGGGTCGTGGCGCCCGAGACCACCGTCTCGGTCGGCATCCGCACCGACAACCCCGACACCTGCGGCGTGACGATCCTCGACGCGCCCTTCGTCCATCAGGCGGGCGTGGCCGAGACGGTCGCGCGGATCAAGGCGGTCGTCGGCGACCGGCCCTGCTACATCACCTTCGACATCGACTGCCTCGACCCCGCTTTCGCGCCGGGCACCGGCACGCCGGTCTGGGGGGGCCTGGCGTCATGGCAGGCGGCGGCGATCTTGCGCGGCCTTGCCGGCATCAACCTCGTCGGCGGCGATGTCGTCGAGGTCTCGCCGCCCTATGACACGACCGGCGCCACCGCCATCGCGGGCGCCCATGTCGCGATGGAGCTGATCGCGCTCTATGGCTGGACGCGGCGCAAATGA
- a CDS encoding DUF1499 domain-containing protein: MILRIALALLVLAVVGFAAWVRLAPLPVDRFHRMAAAQAEGDWPEPGGFEAVRQVPAPQATLAELTRLAEATPRTTRLEGAPEEGLVTFVTRSRIWGFPDISNIWIEGDRIHIRAHLVFGRSDFGVNRARVEGWLARAGL; the protein is encoded by the coding sequence ATGATCCTGCGGATCGCGCTGGCGCTTCTCGTTCTCGCGGTGGTGGGCTTTGCCGCCTGGGTGCGGCTCGCGCCCTTGCCGGTGGACCGCTTTCACCGCATGGCCGCCGCGCAGGCCGAGGGCGATTGGCCCGAGCCCGGCGGCTTCGAGGCGGTCCGTCAGGTGCCCGCCCCGCAAGCCACGCTCGCCGAGCTCACCCGCCTCGCCGAGGCCACGCCGCGCACCACGCGCCTCGAAGGCGCGCCCGAAGAGGGGCTCGTGACCTTCGTCACCCGCTCGCGGATCTGGGGTTTCCCTGATATTTCAAATATCTGGATCGAGGGCGACCGGATCCATATCCGCGCCCATCTGGTCTTCGGCCGCTCTGATTTCGGCGTCAACCGCGCCCGGGTCGAAGGCTGGCTCGCCCGCGCGGGCCTGTGA
- a CDS encoding Hsp70 family protein gives MPAPRLAIDFGTSNSAVAIAAGGRALRLPLEAGAETLPTAVFFPAGGGAMQIGTAAGEALLSGAEGRYMRALKSALGTSLLHEPRLLGGKRRTIAEVITAYLAELRTRAEAMARMPLTRALSGRPVHFHDGDPARDAQAEADLAACYRAAGFEEVAFLPEPEAAARAARGLAADGALGLVVDIGGGTSDFTLFRARGGRAEILASHGIRLGGTDFDQAVSLAHVMPLLGQGGELRREMGAGLLPMPNALFVDLASWPKIPFLYTPETRREVARWRRLAVAPGPLARLGRVLEEELGHELAFAAERGKIAANRGEAGARIAMGAVEPGLAAPIDAGSMGAALAPFAARIEAAIAETLALGGVAPGAVEAVILVGGSSLMGFVRAAVRAACPGAEIRDADAFTAVVDGLALASEE, from the coding sequence ATGCCCGCCCCTCGTCTCGCGATCGATTTTGGCACCTCGAACTCGGCGGTCGCGATCGCGGCGGGGGGGCGGGCGCTCCGGCTGCCGCTCGAGGCGGGGGCCGAGACGCTGCCCACGGCGGTGTTTTTCCCCGCCGGGGGCGGGGCGATGCAGATCGGAACGGCGGCGGGCGAGGCGCTTCTGTCGGGCGCCGAGGGGCGCTACATGCGGGCGTTGAAAAGCGCGCTCGGCACCAGCCTCCTGCATGAGCCGCGCCTGCTCGGCGGCAAGCGGCGCACGATTGCGGAGGTGATCACCGCGTATCTGGCCGAGCTGCGCACCCGCGCCGAGGCGATGGCGCGGATGCCGCTCACCCGCGCGCTCTCCGGCCGGCCGGTGCATTTTCATGACGGCGACCCCGCGCGCGATGCCCAGGCCGAGGCCGATCTCGCGGCGTGTTACCGCGCGGCGGGGTTCGAGGAGGTCGCCTTTCTGCCCGAGCCGGAGGCGGCGGCGCGGGCCGCGCGCGGGCTCGCGGCGGACGGCGCGCTGGGGCTTGTCGTCGATATCGGCGGCGGCACCTCGGATTTCACGCTGTTTCGCGCGCGCGGCGGGCGCGCCGAGATTTTGGCCAGCCACGGGATCCGCCTTGGCGGCACCGATTTCGACCAGGCGGTCTCGCTTGCCCATGTGATGCCGCTCCTCGGTCAGGGGGGCGAGTTGCGCCGCGAGATGGGGGCGGGGCTCCTGCCGATGCCGAATGCGCTTTTTGTCGATCTCGCGAGCTGGCCGAAGATCCCGTTCCTTTACACGCCCGAGACGCGGCGCGAGGTGGCGCGGTGGCGCCGGCTGGCGGTCGCGCCGGGGCCGCTTGCGCGGCTCGGGCGGGTGCTCGAGGAGGAGCTCGGCCATGAGCTCGCCTTTGCCGCCGAGCGCGGCAAGATCGCGGCCAATCGCGGCGAGGCGGGGGCGCGGATCGCGATGGGGGCGGTCGAGCCGGGGCTGGCGGCGCCGATCGACGCGGGCTCGATGGGCGCGGCGCTGGCGCCCTTTGCCGCGCGGATCGAGGCGGCGATCGCGGAGACGCTGGCGCTTGGCGGGGTGGCGCCGGGGGCGGTCGAGGCGGTAATTCTGGTTGGCGGCTCGAGCCTGATGGGCTTTGTGCGCGCGGCGGTGCGCGCCGCCTGCCCCGGCGCCGAGATCCGCGACGCCGACGCCTTCACCGCGGTCGTCGACGGACTCGCGCTCGCGAGCGAGGAATGA
- a CDS encoding DUF475 domain-containing protein, producing MRIALHYFRWAFLFTLVGLVLSFGLGWVYGPGLGGALSFLMIAAVLAVLEISLSFDNAIVNANKLEQMTPEWQHRFLTWGIVIAVFGMRVLFPLAIVVLAAGIGPWQALVLAATQPAEYARIIGEAHIAIAGFGGAFLMMVALNYFIDEGKEVDWIAALERRLRACASIRGLEIGVVLALVMIFAVALPQQEAGRFIFAACAGLVTFLGVEILGQVLDRASLSGDAAKGGLGAFLYLEVLDASFSFDGVIGAFALTQNLFLIAIGLGIGAFYVRSMTIMLVERQTLSEFRYLEHGAFWSILVLSGVMFAQTLWHIPEFVTGLVGAALIGLSLMSSLRFNRLACAAK from the coding sequence ATGCGCATCGCACTTCATTATTTCCGCTGGGCCTTCCTGTTCACGCTGGTTGGCCTCGTGCTCTCCTTCGGCCTTGGATGGGTCTACGGCCCCGGGCTCGGCGGCGCGCTCTCCTTCCTGATGATCGCCGCGGTGCTCGCCGTGCTCGAGATCTCGCTCAGCTTCGATAACGCCATCGTCAACGCCAACAAGCTCGAGCAGATGACCCCCGAATGGCAGCACCGCTTCCTCACCTGGGGGATCGTGATCGCGGTCTTCGGGATGCGGGTGCTGTTTCCGCTCGCCATCGTGGTGCTCGCGGCCGGGATCGGGCCCTGGCAGGCGCTGGTGCTCGCCGCCACCCAACCGGCCGAATATGCGCGCATCATCGGCGAGGCCCATATCGCGATCGCGGGCTTTGGCGGGGCATTCCTGATGATGGTGGCGCTCAATTATTTCATCGACGAGGGCAAGGAGGTCGACTGGATTGCCGCGCTCGAGCGGCGCCTGCGCGCCTGCGCCTCGATCCGCGGCCTCGAGATCGGGGTGGTGCTGGCGCTGGTGATGATCTTCGCCGTGGCGCTGCCGCAGCAGGAGGCGGGGCGCTTCATCTTCGCTGCCTGCGCCGGGCTCGTGACCTTTCTCGGTGTCGAGATCCTCGGCCAAGTCCTTGATCGCGCGAGCCTTTCGGGGGATGCCGCAAAGGGCGGCCTCGGCGCCTTCCTCTATCTCGAGGTGCTCGACGCCTCGTTCAGCTTCGATGGCGTGATCGGCGCCTTCGCGCTCACCCAGAACCTCTTTCTGATCGCGATCGGCCTCGGGATCGGCGCGTTCTACGTCCGCTCGATGACGATCATGTTGGTCGAACGCCAGACGCTTTCGGAGTTCCGCTATCTCGAGCACGGCGCTTTCTGGTCGATCCTGGTGCTCTCCGGGGTGATGTTTGCCCAGACGCTGTGGCATATTCCCGAGTTCGTCACCGGCCTTGTCGGCGCGGCGTTGATCGGGCTCTCGCTGATGTCCTCGCTGCGCTTCAACCGCCTCGCCTGCGCGGCAAAATAA
- a CDS encoding FMN-binding glutamate synthase family protein, which produces MVARYTRFLPLVLCALLTLVSLGALALSPAFWIGVALFGFLTGVGLRDLTQTRHAVLRNYPVLGHMRYIFEEMRPEIRQYLIESDQDEEPFSRDERSIVYQRAKNVEDARPFGTRMRVYDSGYQWLTHSVRPRHIVDHDFRLTIGGPDCAQPYQASIYNISAMSFGALSSNAIEALNRGAAMGGFAHDTGEGGISRYHRAGGGDLIYEIGSGYFGCRTDDGSFSPERFAEQAANPQVKMIEIKLSQGAKPGHGGMLPAAKITPEIAEARGVPMGVDCVSPASHSAFSTPLEMMAFIKELRELSGGKPVGFKLCIGHRREFMCIVKAMLETGVTPDFIVVDGKEGGTGAAPLEFANHMGMPLVEGLTFAHNVLRGAGIRDRIKIGASGKLVTAFDIAKVLAIGADWANSARGFMFAIGCIQAQACHTNRCPVGVATQDPSRARAIVVPDKAQRVANFHRNTMKALAEMTGAAGLDHPGKFLPHHLLLREKDREMVVGDEIYPYMPIGFLLREDDDRFGYLKRWRRARPEAFEPVDDGV; this is translated from the coding sequence ATGGTTGCCCGCTATACCCGCTTCCTGCCGCTCGTGCTTTGCGCGCTGCTCACCCTCGTTTCGCTCGGCGCGCTCGCGCTCTCGCCGGCCTTCTGGATCGGGGTCGCGCTCTTTGGCTTCCTGACCGGCGTCGGGCTGCGCGATCTGACCCAGACCCGCCACGCGGTGCTGCGCAACTACCCGGTTTTGGGCCATATGCGCTATATTTTCGAGGAAATGCGCCCCGAGATCCGGCAATATCTGATCGAAAGCGATCAGGATGAGGAGCCGTTTTCCCGCGATGAACGCTCGATCGTCTATCAGCGCGCCAAGAATGTCGAGGATGCGCGGCCCTTCGGCACAAGGATGCGGGTCTATGATTCGGGCTATCAATGGCTGACCCATTCGGTGCGGCCCCGCCATATCGTCGACCATGATTTCCGCCTGACGATCGGCGGGCCCGATTGCGCGCAGCCCTATCAGGCCTCGATCTACAATATCTCGGCGATGAGCTTCGGCGCGCTCTCCTCGAATGCGATCGAGGCGCTCAACCGTGGCGCGGCGATGGGCGGTTTTGCCCATGACACCGGCGAGGGCGGGATCTCGCGCTATCACCGCGCGGGCGGCGGCGATCTGATCTATGAGATCGGCTCGGGCTATTTCGGCTGTCGCACTGACGATGGCTCCTTCAGCCCGGAGCGTTTTGCCGAACAGGCCGCCAACCCGCAGGTCAAGATGATCGAGATCAAGCTCAGCCAGGGCGCCAAACCCGGCCATGGCGGGATGCTGCCGGCGGCCAAGATCACCCCCGAGATCGCCGAGGCGCGCGGCGTGCCGATGGGGGTGGATTGCGTCTCGCCCGCCTCGCATTCGGCGTTTTCGACGCCGTTGGAGATGATGGCCTTCATCAAGGAGCTGCGCGAGCTGTCCGGCGGCAAGCCGGTGGGCTTCAAGCTCTGCATCGGGCATCGGCGCGAATTCATGTGTATTGTCAAGGCGATGCTGGAAACCGGCGTGACCCCGGATTTCATCGTGGTCGATGGCAAGGAGGGCGGCACCGGCGCCGCGCCGCTCGAATTCGCCAACCATATGGGGATGCCGCTCGTCGAGGGGCTGACCTTCGCGCATAACGTGCTGCGCGGCGCGGGGATCCGCGACCGGATCAAGATCGGCGCCTCGGGCAAGCTGGTGACCGCCTTCGATATCGCCAAAGTGCTGGCGATCGGGGCGGATTGGGCCAATTCCGCGCGCGGCTTCATGTTCGCGATCGGCTGCATCCAGGCGCAGGCCTGCCACACCAATCGCTGCCCCGTCGGCGTCGCGACCCAGGATCCGAGCCGCGCCCGCGCCATCGTCGTGCCCGACAAGGCGCAGCGGGTGGCGAATTTCCACCGCAACACGATGAAGGCGCTCGCGGAAATGACCGGCGCGGCGGGCCTCGATCATCCCGGGAAATTCCTGCCCCACCACCTGCTCCTGCGCGAGAAGGATCGCGAGATGGTCGTGGGCGACGAGATCTATCCCTATATGCCGATTGGCTTTTTGCTGCGCGAGGATGATGATCGCTTTGGCTATCTCAAACGCTGGCGGCGCGCGCGGCCGGAGGCTTTCGAGCCGGTCGATGACGGGGTCTGA